A genome region from Erythrolamprus reginae isolate rEryReg1 chromosome 4, rEryReg1.hap1, whole genome shotgun sequence includes the following:
- the LOC139166410 gene encoding uncharacterized protein isoform X2, which produces MHLIYFQYLCPNPTGIIHKQFENKMRELDVKKKHRLHKIKQKKKRRKNRKVKNAVITSVDIKSDQHLIPSDGDLSRSEQENSEDNEQLELVTGNPDETKIDCENGSMKHNHLQLSELQKKGFLDSVMVNSMSLKKSLKANITEDVSLSVTLNENIASQLSSCHLSNGINSILLAESDSNTLDHNQNSFQSDQNDARKNSVLTDKENKNTSAENLVEGNQILSNEKETNLPHPYRTSKTNEMNSWAFFSFDLVDEQFQTKTEKNESCLTWPEDVSKMFQQRPKKVKRPKKMLSDAITEITDYNSSKEFVKENSGKLLHENNDTTNSPLSLLLMENKICDNASEFVRESGRKTSFTTDECILALPKKKEKYKRIFKLAPSFDLPRHIPLKKNQNVQNSIDTVIERDISNEIIEKNKQCCELEASNYQVVIEFSDFNMELPSHNGSNQLADKSVNISTKESDTPIHECTLVSCKAPSPSEQELFECDETIEIKEKKISVTQPDILDSVKLITEYLTNSMAEPFENMEVINESEQKVNSQIKDVQDSPHTKSSNLELPLSLRFVLQLVELFGSPGVPLDILLPDDYVVPLDWEISKEIYLQWKTSVEKKQENLLKENVLVPAAALQDSNKDCHERQYSEINPDMPLEEPSLL; this is translated from the exons ATGCACTTAATTTATTTCCAGTATTTGTGCCCTAACCCTACAG GGATTATCCATAAACAATTTGAGAATAAGATGAG GGAACTGGATGTAAAGAAGAAACACAGATTACACAagataaaacaaaaaaagaaacgaAGGAAGAACAGAAAAGTAAAAAATGCTGTTATTACATCAGTAGACATAAAATCAGATCAACACTTAATTCCAAGTGATGGGGATTTATCACGAAGCGAGCAAGAAAATTCAGAAGACAATGAACAATTAGAATTAGTGACTGGCAATCCAGATGAAACTAAAATTGATTGTGAGAATGGCTCAATGAAACATAATCATTTACAACTTTCTGAATTGCAAAAAAAGGGATTCCTTGATTCTGTTATGGTAAATTCAATGTCTTTAAAGAAGTCACTAAAAGCAAATATTACTGAAGATGTGTCGCTATCAGTTACTCTAAATGAAAATATAGCTAGCCAATTATCCAGTTGCCATTTATCAAATGGGATCAACAGCATATTGCTTGCAGAAAGTGATAGTAACACTTTAGATCATAATCAAAATTCATTTCAATCCGATCAAAATGATGCAAGAAAAAATAGTGTATTGACtgataaagaaaacaaaaatacatCTGCTGAAAACTTGGTCGAAGGAAACCAAATATTAagcaatgaaaaagaaacaaatcttCCACATCCATATAGAACTTCAAAAACTAATGAAATGAATTCCtgggctttcttttcttttgatttggttgatgaacaatttcagacaaagacagagaaaaaTGAATCCTGTTTGACTTGGCCTGAGGATGTATCTAAAATGTTTCAGCAAAGACCAAAAAAGGTTAAAAGGCCTAAGAAGATGCTTTCCGATGCAATAACAGAAATAACTGATTATAATTCTAGTAAGGAATTCGTGAAAGAAAACAGTGGAAAACTCCTGCATGAAAATAACGATACAACAAACAGTCCTTTATCATTATTGCTGATGGAAAATAAGATATGTGATAATGCTAGTGAATTTGTCAGAGAAAGTGGAAGGAAAACCAGTTTCACAACTGATGAATGCATATTAGCTTTaccaaagaaaaaagagaaatataaaagGATTTTCAAATTGGCCCCAAGCTTTGATTTACCACGGCATATTCCtcttaaaaagaatcagaatgtgCAAAACAGTATAGATACAGTAATAGAGAGAGATATTtcaaatgaaattatagaaaagaacAAACAATGCTGTGAACTTGAAGCATCCAATTACCAGGTAGTAATTGAATTTTCTGATTTTAATATGGAACTTCCCTCACACAATGGTTCCAATCAACTGGCAGACAAATCTGTGAATATTTCAACAAAAGAATCTGATACTCCAATTCATGAATGTACTTTAGTTTCATGTAAAGCTCCCTCACCAAGTGAACAAGAATTGTTTGAATGTGATGAAACAATAGAAATCAAAGAGAAGAAAATTTCAGTTACTCAGCCAGATATTTTGGATTCAGTTAAATTAATTACTGAATACCTTACAAACTCTATGGCTGAACCTTTTGAAAATATGGAAGTGATTAATGAAAGTGAACAAAAAGTAAATTCTCAGATCAAAGATGTTCAAGATTCCCCACATACAAAATCCAGTAATTTGGAGCTTCCTTTATCACTAAGATTTGTACTTCAACTAGTAGAACTTTTCGGTTCTCCAGGAGTTCCTTTAG ATATTTTATTGCCAGATGATTATGTAGTTCCTCTTGATTGGGAAATATCAAAGGAGATCTATCTACAGTGGAAAACATCTGTGGAG AAGAAACAGGAAAACCTACTGAAAGAGAATGTACTTG TTCCTGCTGCTGCTCTCCAGGATTCAAATAAGGATTGCCATGAAAGACAATATTCAGAGATAAATCCAGATATGCCTTTGGAAGAGCCATCATTGCTCTGA
- the LOC139166410 gene encoding uncharacterized protein isoform X1: protein MEFYMKGCIKLVSLYQLTYFMCFVLHLGIIHKQFENKMRELDVKKKHRLHKIKQKKKRRKNRKVKNAVITSVDIKSDQHLIPSDGDLSRSEQENSEDNEQLELVTGNPDETKIDCENGSMKHNHLQLSELQKKGFLDSVMVNSMSLKKSLKANITEDVSLSVTLNENIASQLSSCHLSNGINSILLAESDSNTLDHNQNSFQSDQNDARKNSVLTDKENKNTSAENLVEGNQILSNEKETNLPHPYRTSKTNEMNSWAFFSFDLVDEQFQTKTEKNESCLTWPEDVSKMFQQRPKKVKRPKKMLSDAITEITDYNSSKEFVKENSGKLLHENNDTTNSPLSLLLMENKICDNASEFVRESGRKTSFTTDECILALPKKKEKYKRIFKLAPSFDLPRHIPLKKNQNVQNSIDTVIERDISNEIIEKNKQCCELEASNYQVVIEFSDFNMELPSHNGSNQLADKSVNISTKESDTPIHECTLVSCKAPSPSEQELFECDETIEIKEKKISVTQPDILDSVKLITEYLTNSMAEPFENMEVINESEQKVNSQIKDVQDSPHTKSSNLELPLSLRFVLQLVELFGSPGVPLDILLPDDYVVPLDWEISKEIYLQWKTSVEKKQENLLKENVLVPAAALQDSNKDCHERQYSEINPDMPLEEPSLL from the exons ATGGAATTCTATATGAAGGGATGCATAAAATTAGTCAGTTTGTATCAGCTAACGTATTTTATGTGTTTTGTTCTTCATTTAGGGATTATCCATAAACAATTTGAGAATAAGATGAG GGAACTGGATGTAAAGAAGAAACACAGATTACACAagataaaacaaaaaaagaaacgaAGGAAGAACAGAAAAGTAAAAAATGCTGTTATTACATCAGTAGACATAAAATCAGATCAACACTTAATTCCAAGTGATGGGGATTTATCACGAAGCGAGCAAGAAAATTCAGAAGACAATGAACAATTAGAATTAGTGACTGGCAATCCAGATGAAACTAAAATTGATTGTGAGAATGGCTCAATGAAACATAATCATTTACAACTTTCTGAATTGCAAAAAAAGGGATTCCTTGATTCTGTTATGGTAAATTCAATGTCTTTAAAGAAGTCACTAAAAGCAAATATTACTGAAGATGTGTCGCTATCAGTTACTCTAAATGAAAATATAGCTAGCCAATTATCCAGTTGCCATTTATCAAATGGGATCAACAGCATATTGCTTGCAGAAAGTGATAGTAACACTTTAGATCATAATCAAAATTCATTTCAATCCGATCAAAATGATGCAAGAAAAAATAGTGTATTGACtgataaagaaaacaaaaatacatCTGCTGAAAACTTGGTCGAAGGAAACCAAATATTAagcaatgaaaaagaaacaaatcttCCACATCCATATAGAACTTCAAAAACTAATGAAATGAATTCCtgggctttcttttcttttgatttggttgatgaacaatttcagacaaagacagagaaaaaTGAATCCTGTTTGACTTGGCCTGAGGATGTATCTAAAATGTTTCAGCAAAGACCAAAAAAGGTTAAAAGGCCTAAGAAGATGCTTTCCGATGCAATAACAGAAATAACTGATTATAATTCTAGTAAGGAATTCGTGAAAGAAAACAGTGGAAAACTCCTGCATGAAAATAACGATACAACAAACAGTCCTTTATCATTATTGCTGATGGAAAATAAGATATGTGATAATGCTAGTGAATTTGTCAGAGAAAGTGGAAGGAAAACCAGTTTCACAACTGATGAATGCATATTAGCTTTaccaaagaaaaaagagaaatataaaagGATTTTCAAATTGGCCCCAAGCTTTGATTTACCACGGCATATTCCtcttaaaaagaatcagaatgtgCAAAACAGTATAGATACAGTAATAGAGAGAGATATTtcaaatgaaattatagaaaagaacAAACAATGCTGTGAACTTGAAGCATCCAATTACCAGGTAGTAATTGAATTTTCTGATTTTAATATGGAACTTCCCTCACACAATGGTTCCAATCAACTGGCAGACAAATCTGTGAATATTTCAACAAAAGAATCTGATACTCCAATTCATGAATGTACTTTAGTTTCATGTAAAGCTCCCTCACCAAGTGAACAAGAATTGTTTGAATGTGATGAAACAATAGAAATCAAAGAGAAGAAAATTTCAGTTACTCAGCCAGATATTTTGGATTCAGTTAAATTAATTACTGAATACCTTACAAACTCTATGGCTGAACCTTTTGAAAATATGGAAGTGATTAATGAAAGTGAACAAAAAGTAAATTCTCAGATCAAAGATGTTCAAGATTCCCCACATACAAAATCCAGTAATTTGGAGCTTCCTTTATCACTAAGATTTGTACTTCAACTAGTAGAACTTTTCGGTTCTCCAGGAGTTCCTTTAG ATATTTTATTGCCAGATGATTATGTAGTTCCTCTTGATTGGGAAATATCAAAGGAGATCTATCTACAGTGGAAAACATCTGTGGAG AAGAAACAGGAAAACCTACTGAAAGAGAATGTACTTG TTCCTGCTGCTGCTCTCCAGGATTCAAATAAGGATTGCCATGAAAGACAATATTCAGAGATAAATCCAGATATGCCTTTGGAAGAGCCATCATTGCTCTGA